One segment of Novipirellula aureliae DNA contains the following:
- a CDS encoding DUF2585 family protein yields MKFRHDRFNHLVVVLSGIATAMVVLLALMGRIWWCEAGDLSLWSWDVWSRHNSQHLLDPYSLSHLEHGLALWVIFSLAFRGKISRSSIFILIATIEAVWEVAENTPLMINRYREATISLDYTGDSILNSLSDYLMCLIGAIAAASFRLRASIVTVSILEVVCLFWIRDSLIVNMIMLIYPIDAIRIWQSESIPAIALIAK; encoded by the coding sequence ATGAAATTTCGTCATGACCGCTTTAACCATCTCGTAGTGGTGCTTTCGGGCATCGCTACGGCAATGGTTGTTTTATTGGCCTTGATGGGTCGAATATGGTGGTGTGAAGCGGGTGACCTTTCGCTTTGGTCTTGGGATGTCTGGTCCCGTCATAATTCACAGCACCTGCTAGATCCCTATTCGCTATCCCATCTTGAGCATGGATTGGCACTGTGGGTCATTTTCTCTTTAGCGTTTCGCGGCAAGATTAGCCGCTCCTCTATCTTCATCTTAATAGCTACGATCGAAGCGGTTTGGGAAGTAGCCGAAAATACGCCCTTGATGATCAATCGTTATCGTGAAGCAACGATATCGCTTGATTATACAGGCGACAGTATTTTGAATTCTTTAAGCGACTATCTAATGTGTTTGATCGGTGCAATCGCGGCAGCGTCGTTTCGGCTTCGGGCCAGCATCGTTACCGTTTCCATCCTTGAAGTGGTTTGCCTCTTCTGGATTCGGGATTCTCTAATCGTTAACATGATCATGTTAATTTATCCAATCGATGCGATCCGAATTTGGCAATCGGAATCGATACCAGCCATTGCGTTGATTGCCAAGTGA